Proteins encoded together in one Rhizobacter sp. J219 window:
- a CDS encoding alpha-D-ribose 1-methylphosphonate 5-triphosphate diphosphatase: protein MNHDELILCNARIVLAGEVVHGSVRVQGGRITDIATGGTSVPGAHDLDGDHLLPGLVEVHTDNLERHVTPRPKVHFPMLGAVQAHDAEVASAGITTVLDAIGVGDPYDEGFRSRDQSELLQVLDRLDDAGVLRADHLIHVRCELPAHNARALFEPFSRHPRLRLISLMDHTPGQRQWTDIEHARVYYTGKKGWSNAQFEAEVRIAPERQQQYATPNRAWFTDFAHTHRVALATHDDTTVEHVDEARALGASMSEFPTTLAAAQRAKEPACAP from the coding sequence ATGAACCACGACGAACTCATCTTGTGCAATGCCCGCATCGTGCTCGCCGGCGAGGTGGTGCACGGCAGCGTGCGCGTGCAAGGCGGCCGCATCACCGACATCGCCACCGGCGGCACGTCGGTGCCGGGCGCCCACGACCTCGATGGCGACCACCTGCTGCCCGGCCTGGTGGAGGTGCACACCGACAACCTGGAACGCCACGTGACGCCGCGCCCGAAGGTCCACTTCCCCATGCTCGGCGCGGTGCAGGCGCATGACGCCGAGGTGGCCTCGGCCGGCATCACGACCGTGCTCGACGCCATCGGCGTGGGCGACCCGTACGACGAGGGCTTTCGCTCCAGGGACCAGAGCGAGCTGCTGCAGGTGCTCGACCGGCTCGACGACGCCGGTGTGCTGCGCGCCGACCACCTGATCCACGTGCGCTGCGAGCTGCCCGCGCACAACGCGCGGGCCTTGTTCGAACCTTTCTCCCGTCACCCGCGGCTGCGCCTCATCTCGCTGATGGACCACACCCCCGGCCAGCGCCAGTGGACCGACATCGAGCACGCCCGCGTGTACTACACGGGCAAGAAAGGCTGGAGCAACGCGCAGTTCGAAGCCGAGGTGCGCATCGCGCCCGAGCGCCAGCAGCAGTACGCCACGCCCAACCGCGCGTGGTTCACCGACTTCGCCCACACCCACCGCGTGGCACTCGCGACGCATGACGACACCACCGTCGAGCACGTCGACGAGGCGCGTGCGCTCGGCGCCAGCATGAGCGAGTTCCCGACCACGCTCGCCGCCGCCCAGCGTGCGAAAGAGCCGGCCTGTGCACCGTGA
- a CDS encoding amidohydrolase family protein gives MGAPNVIRGGSHSGNVAAMTLAREGVLDALSSDYVPSSLLRSAWKLMQEGGFSLPAAVKVVSRHPACAVGLADRGEIAEGLRGDLIRVKVLGDHPMVREAWVAGRRVS, from the coding sequence ATGGGCGCGCCCAACGTGATCCGCGGTGGCTCGCACTCGGGCAACGTGGCCGCGATGACGCTCGCCCGCGAAGGCGTGCTGGATGCGCTGTCGTCCGACTACGTGCCGTCGAGCCTGCTGCGCTCGGCGTGGAAGCTCATGCAGGAGGGCGGCTTCTCGCTGCCCGCGGCGGTGAAGGTGGTGAGCCGGCACCCTGCGTGTGCGGTGGGCCTGGCTGACCGCGGCGAGATCGCCGAGGGCTTGCGCGGCGACCTCATCCGCGTGAAGGTCCTGGGCGACCACCCGATGGTGCGCGAAGCCTGGGTGGCCGGGCGGCGCGTGAGCTGA